A window of Fictibacillus halophilus contains these coding sequences:
- a CDS encoding ATP-dependent helicase — protein sequence MRDFFNKMKNDLGIILNDVQKNAVMKTEGPLLLLASPGSGKTTTVIMRIGYLIMEKGIHPSRIKAVTFSKASANDMKERFAKFYPDLPSVDFSTIHSFAFEVVRNHYRNLGIPFTIIEGDHDLDEGSAGNFQYNKKLMLRHLFKSVVGENVTEDQMEELTTYISYIKNKMIPIERWSEVSCDVPKAEEIFKHYEELKRSDSHHVLLDFDDMLTIGNDVLEKNEQVLRHYQNRYDYFLTDESQDTSLVQHSIIEKMVSTHRNLCVVADDDQSIYSWRGAEPSYLLKFKEKYSDASILFMEQNYRSSEDIVNVANSFIKRNKNRYEKNMFTQNPSQQPIEVKQLVNFKEQSKYLIRELNEVVDLKEIAILYRNNSSSIGLMNDLERAGIPFYMKDADNRFFSHWVVQDILNFMRMAFTDKRPDILEKIHLKFNGYISKQQMQALKQLNNNDSVFDNLLKHVKLQEYQVKLLKASKETFKEMKEMKPLQAIRVIRDRLGYDKAIEKISKSLGFRMDYLVGILNTLEEIATDLESLEDFAKRLKHLEFVLKTAKKKKGHDAITLSTFHSAKGLEFERVYMIDVVDGIIPSKEDRTDHQMLEEAARLFYVGMTRAKKQLTLVTYPYRDGKKVEESVFVTDVKNILDPTRMTKSEPIKKNVKKINGVPFNPNSIKKKEELQVGLSVTHRVFGTGEITEVSEEFISLKFQSKEKKLLISACLEMGLLEPLVHT from the coding sequence ATGAGAGATTTCTTCAATAAAATGAAAAATGATCTAGGCATTATTTTAAATGATGTTCAAAAGAATGCTGTTATGAAGACAGAAGGACCCCTTCTATTACTTGCTTCACCTGGTTCTGGAAAAACAACCACAGTCATTATGAGAATCGGTTATTTAATTATGGAAAAAGGAATACATCCTTCTCGTATAAAGGCTGTTACGTTCAGTAAGGCGTCAGCCAATGATATGAAAGAGCGTTTCGCAAAATTTTATCCTGATCTCCCTTCTGTGGACTTTTCGACCATTCATAGCTTTGCTTTTGAGGTAGTCAGGAATCATTATAGAAATTTAGGAATCCCCTTTACAATTATAGAGGGTGATCACGATTTAGATGAGGGTTCGGCAGGAAACTTTCAATACAACAAAAAACTTATGCTGAGACATTTATTCAAGTCCGTTGTTGGGGAAAACGTAACCGAAGATCAAATGGAGGAGCTCACCACTTATATTAGTTACATAAAAAACAAGATGATACCTATCGAACGTTGGTCAGAAGTTTCTTGTGATGTTCCGAAGGCTGAAGAGATATTTAAACATTATGAGGAACTCAAACGTTCTGATTCGCATCATGTATTGTTAGACTTTGATGATATGCTCACGATCGGAAATGATGTATTAGAAAAGAATGAGCAGGTGTTACGTCATTATCAAAACAGATATGACTATTTCTTAACCGATGAAAGTCAGGATACATCGCTTGTGCAGCATTCCATTATAGAAAAAATGGTTTCTACTCATCGAAATTTATGTGTTGTGGCCGATGATGACCAATCTATTTATAGCTGGAGAGGTGCTGAGCCTTCGTATTTACTTAAATTTAAGGAAAAGTACAGTGATGCATCTATTTTGTTTATGGAGCAAAATTATCGCTCATCTGAGGATATTGTTAACGTTGCTAATTCGTTTATTAAAAGAAATAAAAATAGATATGAAAAAAATATGTTCACTCAAAATCCTTCACAGCAACCGATTGAAGTAAAACAACTCGTTAATTTTAAAGAGCAATCCAAATACTTGATACGTGAACTGAATGAAGTCGTTGATCTAAAGGAAATCGCTATTTTATATCGTAACAATTCGTCATCCATTGGATTGATGAATGATTTAGAACGAGCAGGAATTCCGTTTTATATGAAGGATGCTGATAATCGTTTCTTTTCACATTGGGTAGTTCAAGATATATTGAATTTTATGCGAATGGCCTTTACAGACAAGAGACCAGACATTTTAGAAAAAATTCATTTAAAGTTTAACGGCTATATTTCGAAGCAGCAGATGCAAGCACTCAAACAACTGAACAATAACGATTCTGTATTTGATAACCTGCTAAAACATGTGAAACTACAGGAGTATCAAGTAAAACTTCTAAAGGCTAGTAAAGAGACCTTTAAAGAAATGAAGGAGATGAAGCCTCTTCAAGCTATTCGTGTGATCAGAGATCGATTAGGATATGACAAAGCCATAGAAAAGATTAGTAAGAGCCTAGGTTTTCGAATGGATTATTTAGTGGGGATCTTAAACACACTCGAAGAAATTGCAACAGATCTTGAGAGCCTTGAGGATTTTGCTAAACGATTAAAGCATCTTGAATTCGTTCTGAAGACAGCAAAAAAGAAGAAGGGGCATGACGCGATAACACTTTCTACCTTTCATAGTGCGAAAGGGCTCGAATTTGAGAGGGTATATATGATTGATGTAGTGGACGGAATCATCCCATCTAAAGAAGATCGTACTGATCATCAAATGTTAGAAGAAGCAGCTCGTTTATTTTACGTAGGGATGACGCGTGCCAAGAAACAATTAACCCTAGTGACGTATCCTTATCGAGATGGGAAAAAAGTTGAAGAATCTGTGTTTGTAACGGATGTTAAAAATATATTAGATCCAACAAGAATGACGAAATCTGAACCTATAAAAAAGAATGTAAAAAAGATTAATGGAGTACCTTTTAATCCGAATAGCATCAAAAAGAAGGAAGAATTACAAGTTGGTCTAAGTGTTACTCACCGTGTATTTGGGACTGGAGAGATAACAGAGGTCAGTGAAGAATTTATTTCTCTAAAATTTCAGTCTAAGGAAAAGAAATTATTAATCAGTGCGTGTTTGGAAATGGGACTTTTAGAGCCTTTAGTTCACACGTGA
- a CDS encoding YhgE/Pip domain-containing protein, whose product MNAFRLFVAEMAKLVGKKGLLISVIAALLVPVVYGGILLSPKWGPYDNLSNLPVAVVNKDKGALSDDEPINVGKDLVADLKKGKDLGWEFVSAEEAKEGLDSLKYYMVIEIPEDFSQRVTTVLSDNPEKLQLTYIQNEGLNFMAAQVTRSATEKLREKLGDKITEKYANNMFASLGDVSEGFQSAADGSAKLNTGMTDLRDGTNTLLESLTNKAADISKLASGAKELKNGVGQMASSLSAKQPDISKLANGSSQLSAGMKEMLSSLQSRSGDISKLAAGSAAANEGTGLLLQNLKDKQSGVKDLAAGAKQLGDSIPQLKAGTTGILTGLKGVQSAIKNEIAPGTQQISQGVAQVADESANLGKGLQVLSSDLKAYLEQHPELSKDPAFMKIYGTSQAITTAATDPAKAQKLQSLQQGAAKIAGAFTANAEPNPKSVADGVNQLVAGQTSVDNGVATLSQKVPLLQQGTASIESGWNTMVGKVGELHAGTSQIAAGNQSVNTGWTSLTKGASQLNDGATQVSAGNSSVEKGWRDLTSGATKINDGMSQVSDGNATVEKGWGDLTEGVTKLNDGAGKLNDGSNELSSGLKDGAEKTGAIKAANDKNLSMFSSPVELKSETVNKYPLYRDSTAPYVLSLALFVGILIMSMFINFRKPEEVSAFSWFGAKFMNLGALAVVQALLLSTVVLLVLNVKTENPLGFIGFAVFVSLVFTGIVLFFASLGNIGRFIAFALVILQLSTTGANLPIDMLPENLRALSEFLPFTYSIAGFKALISLGSTSSAFSNMGILFIYLLSFSLLSIAVYLFAKPKSEPKNLDLAS is encoded by the coding sequence ATGAACGCTTTTCGTTTGTTTGTGGCAGAAATGGCGAAGTTAGTAGGAAAAAAGGGTCTGCTGATCTCAGTCATTGCTGCGTTGCTCGTACCTGTCGTCTATGGTGGTATACTTCTATCACCAAAATGGGGGCCTTACGACAACTTGTCAAACTTGCCTGTTGCGGTAGTCAACAAGGACAAGGGGGCTTTATCGGACGATGAGCCGATCAATGTAGGAAAAGATCTTGTCGCAGATTTAAAGAAAGGAAAAGATCTCGGTTGGGAATTTGTAAGTGCTGAGGAAGCAAAAGAAGGCCTCGATAGTCTGAAATATTACATGGTTATTGAGATTCCAGAGGATTTTTCACAAAGGGTAACAACTGTTTTAAGTGATAATCCCGAGAAGCTTCAGCTTACGTATATTCAAAACGAAGGATTAAATTTCATGGCAGCACAAGTCACAAGAAGTGCGACTGAAAAGCTCAGAGAAAAACTGGGAGATAAAATTACGGAGAAGTATGCGAACAACATGTTCGCCAGTCTCGGTGATGTATCAGAAGGTTTTCAATCAGCTGCAGATGGATCTGCGAAATTAAATACGGGAATGACTGATCTACGAGATGGAACAAACACACTTTTGGAATCGCTTACAAATAAAGCGGCTGATATTTCAAAGCTTGCGAGTGGTGCAAAAGAACTTAAAAATGGTGTAGGACAAATGGCTAGTTCTTTGTCAGCCAAACAGCCGGATATTAGCAAACTGGCAAATGGTTCATCGCAACTAAGTGCTGGTATGAAGGAAATGCTTTCTTCTCTTCAATCTAGATCAGGTGATATTTCAAAGCTTGCGGCAGGTTCAGCTGCAGCTAATGAAGGAACAGGACTTTTATTACAAAATTTAAAAGATAAACAATCTGGAGTAAAAGACCTTGCAGCGGGTGCGAAACAACTTGGAGACAGCATACCGCAACTAAAAGCAGGAACAACGGGGATCTTAACAGGACTAAAAGGTGTTCAAAGTGCGATCAAGAATGAAATCGCTCCTGGAACACAGCAGATCTCGCAAGGCGTTGCTCAAGTAGCAGATGAATCTGCAAACCTAGGTAAGGGGCTGCAAGTGTTATCAAGTGATTTAAAGGCATATTTAGAGCAACACCCTGAACTATCCAAGGATCCTGCTTTTATGAAGATTTATGGTACGAGCCAAGCTATCACAACAGCTGCTACTGATCCAGCAAAAGCACAAAAGCTCCAGTCACTACAACAAGGAGCTGCAAAAATCGCAGGAGCTTTCACTGCAAATGCTGAACCTAATCCAAAGTCTGTCGCTGATGGGGTAAATCAGCTTGTAGCTGGCCAAACGTCAGTGGACAACGGTGTTGCGACATTAAGCCAAAAGGTACCTCTGCTTCAACAAGGGACCGCGTCGATTGAGAGTGGCTGGAACACGATGGTAGGTAAGGTAGGAGAGCTGCACGCAGGAACGTCGCAGATTGCTGCAGGAAACCAATCAGTGAACACGGGTTGGACATCTTTGACAAAAGGCGCATCCCAACTTAATGACGGTGCAACCCAAGTATCAGCAGGTAACTCTTCTGTTGAAAAAGGCTGGCGTGACCTAACTTCAGGCGCAACAAAGATTAATGATGGTATGTCACAGGTGAGTGATGGAAACGCAACAGTTGAAAAAGGCTGGGGTGACTTAACGGAAGGTGTAACCAAATTAAATGATGGTGCAGGGAAATTAAATGATGGAAGTAACGAGTTATCATCAGGTCTAAAAGATGGTGCAGAGAAAACAGGAGCGATTAAAGCGGCCAATGATAAGAATCTAAGCATGTTTTCTTCGCCTGTTGAGTTGAAGAGTGAAACCGTCAATAAATATCCACTCTATCGTGATTCAACAGCTCCTTATGTTCTTTCACTAGCTCTATTCGTTGGAATCTTAATCATGTCGATGTTCATCAACTTTAGGAAACCAGAAGAAGTTTCAGCATTCTCTTGGTTCGGTGCTAAATTCATGAACCTAGGTGCACTGGCTGTTGTACAGGCATTACTTCTTTCGACGGTTGTTCTGCTCGTCTTAAATGTGAAAACTGAAAATCCACTTGGATTTATAGGTTTTGCGGTTTTTGTAAGTTTAGTATTTACTGGAATCGTCTTATTTTTTGCATCGTTAGGGAACATCGGACGATTCATCGCGTTCGCATTAGTGATTTTACAGCTTTCAACGACAGGTGCTAACTTGCCGATCGATATGCTGCCAGAGAATTTGCGTGCGCTAAGTGAATTTTTGCCGTTCACGTATTCCATCGCGGGATTTAAGGCATTGATTTCATTGGGCAGTACGAGCTCTGCATTCTCCAATATGGGAATATTGTTCATCTATCTATTAAGTTTTAGTTTATTGTCGATCGCAGTCTATCTGTTTGCAAAGCCAAAAAGCGAACCGAAAAATCTAGATTTAGCGAGCTGA
- a CDS encoding B3/B4 domain-containing protein: protein MITINPKLNELVPNFKIGTLTYHNIAISESPQMIKGRFQLFTESLRLEEKNAADYPGVAEYRHVFKTLGMDPSRYRPASEALLRRVLSGKDLPPINSGVDVNNFFSIRFAIPIGLYNLDKIEGDVEILIGGAKDTYEGLNGREMNMEGKLLSRDDVGAFGSPIVDSKRTMVDESVKNALHIVYLQPSMNENEAHELLDSMAKMFTQVNGGSAEIQVI, encoded by the coding sequence ATGATCACAATTAATCCTAAACTAAACGAGCTTGTCCCGAACTTTAAAATAGGCACACTTACATACCATAATATCGCGATTAGCGAATCACCGCAAATGATTAAAGGCAGGTTCCAGCTATTTACAGAATCCTTGCGACTTGAAGAAAAAAATGCTGCCGATTATCCTGGAGTGGCTGAATATCGTCACGTGTTTAAAACATTAGGAATGGACCCCTCCAGATATCGTCCCGCTTCGGAAGCATTGTTGCGTCGCGTTTTAAGCGGCAAGGACCTACCTCCGATTAATTCTGGCGTTGATGTTAACAACTTCTTTTCTATCCGATTTGCGATTCCAATCGGTCTTTACAACCTTGATAAGATTGAAGGCGATGTGGAGATTCTAATTGGCGGTGCTAAAGATACGTATGAAGGGTTAAACGGGCGTGAGATGAACATGGAAGGTAAGTTACTGTCTAGAGACGATGTTGGTGCCTTTGGCAGTCCAATCGTAGATTCAAAACGCACGATGGTAGATGAGAGCGTTAAGAATGCACTGCATATCGTGTACCTGCAGCCATCTATGAATGAAAATGAAGCGCATGAACTCTTGGATTCTATGGCAAAGATGTTCACTCAAGTGAATGGTGGGAGTGCTGAGATTCAGGTGATTTAA
- the queG gene encoding tRNA epoxyqueuosine(34) reductase QueG, whose translation MTSAQLKEEIVAYSKEIGIDKIGFAHADVFAELKERLRLQQDLNYQSGFEESDIEKRTEPSRLLSGASSIISIALAYPSKMKDAPRSVRGERRGIFCRASWGKDYHHILREKLSLLEAFIIEKVPDATVKSMVDTGELSDRAVAERAGIGWSAKNCAIMSPEFGSYMYLGEMITNIAFPADTPMEDQCGSCNKCVDACPTNALVQGGQLDSSKCIAFLTQTKGFLPDQYRDKLGNRLYGCDTCQTVCPENKGKDFHHHVEMEPDPEIAKPLLKPLLSMSNREFKEKFGHVSGSWRGKKPIQRNAIIALAHFKDETAIPDLVTVLHNDPRPVIRGTAAWAIGKIGGINAELELLSAKEREKDDLVTLEIEKGLKMVRNQEIS comes from the coding sequence GTGACAAGTGCCCAGTTGAAGGAAGAGATTGTTGCATATAGTAAAGAAATCGGAATCGACAAAATTGGTTTTGCACATGCTGATGTATTTGCTGAGCTCAAAGAACGTCTCCGATTACAGCAAGACCTTAACTATCAATCAGGATTTGAAGAAAGTGATATAGAAAAGAGAACAGAGCCAAGTCGGCTCTTGTCGGGAGCTTCCAGTATTATTTCAATCGCTCTTGCATATCCCTCCAAGATGAAAGATGCTCCGAGAAGTGTTCGAGGAGAGCGCAGAGGAATTTTTTGCAGAGCATCATGGGGTAAAGATTACCACCATATATTAAGAGAAAAGCTCTCATTACTGGAAGCTTTTATTATAGAAAAAGTTCCAGATGCCACTGTGAAATCAATGGTAGACACAGGTGAACTTTCTGATCGTGCTGTTGCTGAAAGGGCTGGGATTGGATGGAGTGCCAAAAACTGTGCCATCATGTCACCGGAGTTTGGTTCTTACATGTATCTCGGTGAAATGATCACAAACATTGCGTTTCCTGCAGACACACCAATGGAAGATCAGTGCGGTTCATGCAACAAATGTGTCGATGCATGTCCGACTAATGCTCTTGTACAGGGAGGACAGCTTGATTCGTCAAAATGTATCGCCTTTTTAACACAAACGAAAGGATTTTTGCCTGATCAGTATAGAGATAAGCTCGGTAACCGTTTATATGGTTGTGATACGTGTCAGACCGTTTGTCCTGAAAATAAGGGAAAAGATTTTCATCATCATGTGGAAATGGAACCTGACCCAGAGATTGCAAAACCCCTCTTAAAGCCATTGTTGTCGATGAGCAATAGAGAGTTCAAAGAGAAATTCGGCCATGTTTCTGGTAGCTGGAGAGGGAAAAAGCCTATTCAGCGAAATGCGATTATCGCTTTAGCTCATTTTAAAGATGAAACAGCTATTCCAGATTTAGTAACGGTACTCCATAATGACCCACGACCCGTTATAAGAGGAACTGCGGCATGGGCCATAGGTAAGATTGGCGGGATAAATGCGGAATTGGAACTATTATCTGCAAAAGAGCGTGAAAAAGACGATTTGGTCACGTTAGAGATTGAAAAAGGACTGAAAATGGTTCGAAATCAAGAAATTTCGTAA
- a CDS encoding methylated-DNA--[protein]-cysteine S-methyltransferase — protein sequence MCQIKTLLYYEEMESVIGPLTIIATENGICRLDFGSMEDNLPTLRSWMAKHFIKGELIHSPERLDDAVQQLHAYFAGNLHEFSVNYDLFGTAFQKKVWNQLTSIPYGVTCSYKEVAQGIGAPKAVRAVGSANNQNPVPVFIPCHRVIGSNGALVGYGGGLDKKEILLSIEQNSCKKTS from the coding sequence ATGTGTCAGATTAAAACGTTACTCTATTACGAAGAAATGGAAAGCGTAATCGGACCGTTAACAATCATTGCAACGGAGAACGGAATCTGCCGTCTCGATTTTGGTTCAATGGAGGATAACCTTCCAACTTTACGTTCATGGATGGCGAAACATTTTATTAAAGGAGAACTTATACACTCTCCAGAACGATTGGACGATGCCGTTCAACAACTACACGCTTACTTTGCAGGCAACCTGCATGAATTTAGCGTGAACTATGATTTATTTGGTACCGCTTTTCAAAAAAAGGTATGGAACCAGCTAACGAGTATTCCTTATGGCGTAACTTGTTCGTATAAGGAAGTGGCTCAAGGCATTGGTGCACCAAAAGCCGTTCGAGCTGTAGGCAGCGCGAACAACCAAAATCCCGTACCTGTTTTTATTCCATGTCACCGAGTGATTGGAAGTAATGGAGCACTTGTAGGCTATGGCGGGGGATTAGATAAAAAAGAAATATTGTTATCGATCGAACAGAATAGCTGCAAGAAGACATCCTAG
- a CDS encoding amidase domain-containing protein, translated as MWMETLKAYIQNQSQWMIHADADGRGFFLREEQESFIRKKQMYTDRNAFIVNNQTNGSVLRTTESEDKVQVDYLVHYSFLIKHGFDFYVEEISQERRATFQDGDMKSDEPVNVEGNYRELPKIERENESIAPTKGGYDRLAAVRYAERWWNTFNPAYKSFENDCTNYISQSLHAGGIPMTSQSIKSKGWWMRNNSWSYSWSVANAMRWYLSGSKSSLQAQEKSAAHLLLPGDVICYDFDGDGHYQHTTIVVAKDPSGEPLVNAHTTNSRMRYWGYEDSTAYTKRIQYKFFHIL; from the coding sequence ATGTGGATGGAAACACTTAAAGCTTATATCCAAAACCAATCTCAATGGATGATACATGCAGATGCAGACGGAAGAGGCTTCTTTTTAAGAGAAGAACAAGAGAGTTTTATTCGAAAAAAACAAATGTATACCGATAGAAATGCATTTATCGTGAACAATCAAACGAACGGAAGCGTATTACGAACGACTGAGTCCGAAGATAAGGTTCAAGTGGATTATTTGGTGCATTATAGTTTCTTGATCAAACACGGGTTTGATTTTTATGTGGAAGAGATCTCTCAAGAGCGACGTGCTACTTTTCAAGACGGTGATATGAAAAGCGATGAACCTGTGAATGTGGAAGGAAACTACAGAGAACTTCCAAAGATTGAGCGGGAGAACGAGTCGATCGCACCAACGAAGGGCGGTTATGATAGACTTGCTGCTGTACGTTATGCAGAGAGATGGTGGAATACATTTAATCCTGCTTATAAATCTTTTGAGAATGATTGCACGAACTATATTTCTCAAAGTCTTCATGCAGGTGGCATTCCGATGACTTCTCAATCTATTAAATCGAAGGGCTGGTGGATGCGAAATAACTCTTGGAGCTATAGCTGGTCGGTAGCAAATGCGATGAGATGGTATTTGAGCGGCTCTAAATCAAGTCTCCAGGCGCAAGAGAAATCTGCGGCACACCTGTTATTGCCGGGAGATGTGATCTGCTATGACTTTGATGGAGATGGTCACTATCAGCATACGACGATTGTGGTCGCAAAGGATCCTTCAGGAGAACCACTCGTAAATGCCCATACAACAAACAGCAGAATGAGATATTGGGGTTATGAGGATTCTACTGCGTACACAAAGCGCATTCAATATAAATTTTTTCATATTCTTTAA
- the trmL gene encoding tRNA (uridine(34)/cytosine(34)/5-carboxymethylaminomethyluridine(34)-2'-O)-methyltransferase TrmL, whose amino-acid sequence MAIHVVLFEPLIPANTGNIARTCAGTGAHLHLIHPLGFSLEDKYLKRAGLDYWEHVKLSHHDSLDAFYNEYPDGEFYYITKFGEQTYSNFDYSDSEKDVFFVFGKETKGLPREVIDANMERCLRIPMNEHIRSLNLSNTAAILIYEALRQQSFGELK is encoded by the coding sequence TTGGCTATACATGTCGTTTTATTTGAACCGTTAATTCCTGCGAACACAGGAAACATCGCACGTACGTGTGCAGGAACAGGTGCACATCTGCATCTCATTCATCCACTTGGATTTTCTTTAGAAGACAAATATTTAAAGCGTGCTGGCCTTGATTATTGGGAGCATGTAAAATTGTCTCATCATGATTCTTTGGATGCTTTTTATAACGAATACCCAGATGGGGAATTTTACTATATCACCAAGTTCGGTGAACAGACGTACTCGAATTTTGATTACTCTGATTCAGAGAAGGATGTTTTCTTTGTTTTTGGAAAAGAAACGAAGGGACTTCCGCGTGAAGTGATTGATGCGAACATGGAGAGATGCCTGCGCATTCCGATGAATGAACACATTCGTTCATTGAACCTATCGAATACGGCAGCAATCTTGATCTATGAAGCACTGCGTCAGCAGAGTTTCGGAGAGTTGAAATAA
- a CDS encoding DUF5366 family protein codes for MFSIILFSSGFAIYFERLFIDKLTYFGVYQGMQELFEDHVIHLSIGFCLFLLFFMIFAALKLLSDTLTHLSLFFFSKDTEGTLLQQGKGGSWYFFVGGMLAILLNHSVLLIGVVFMVSSLLYFFQFLLRISSSLSTIGIMGMVFLHLFFWTGFGLLVVYTVMRLYNAFVAAIT; via the coding sequence TTGTTTTCTATTATTCTGTTCAGTTCAGGGTTCGCCATTTACTTTGAAAGACTCTTCATCGATAAACTTACATACTTTGGTGTTTATCAGGGGATGCAAGAATTATTTGAAGATCATGTGATTCACTTATCGATAGGCTTTTGTTTGTTTCTGCTGTTCTTTATGATATTTGCAGCTCTAAAGCTGCTTTCTGACACATTAACGCACCTCAGTCTGTTCTTTTTCTCAAAAGATACAGAAGGGACATTGCTTCAGCAAGGAAAAGGCGGTAGCTGGTACTTTTTTGTTGGTGGTATGCTTGCGATCTTGCTGAACCATTCCGTGTTGCTGATAGGTGTTGTGTTCATGGTTTCATCTCTTTTGTACTTTTTTCAATTCTTATTGCGGATCAGCTCGAGTTTATCAACCATAGGTATCATGGGAATGGTATTTCTACATTTATTCTTTTGGACAGGCTTCGGCTTGCTTGTAGTCTATACGGTGATGCGTTTGTATAATGCGTTTGTGGCAGCTATTACTTAG
- a CDS encoding transglycosylase domain-containing protein yields MNQKLGLLTVLFMLCIVFFSFMGLRNEHENYIPFQKAISSLAQLENMKLDENSRLLDRNGDLLYEFKSNESRVYLEYSKIPEHVRKAFIATEDQGFIQHHGVDGKAIARAFITNSSAGSVQQGGSTITQQLARNLFLTHERTYDRKLKELLISYRIEQQLSKEKILELYINSIYFQNGVYGIEKASRFYFSKPVGELSVAETALLAAIPNNPMLYDPLTQLENTMKRQKWILLKMKEQGYINEAAYEASLKQKITLSVSQPVVPYPEIVGYIKEELLSLIATAPANKGLTAEELLLKRDQLFKSGVVVETALDPELQKEAVRALNNRLPYNDVEGSVVIVDHVSKEIVSMVGGKNVGLEEFNRAHQAKRQPGSSIKPLLVYGPYVDVYGAKPHSLISAASICEGNYCPNNYGGASYGTVSLKKAMASSINTAAVRALRRTGVNKAFSYLQHFGFSSVTKEDHQLASALGGFSKGFSPLELTSAYTAFSSGGTFVKPRLITSVKDKNGKVLYAWKEEPVSVWSGKTNSVMREMLAAVTTSGTARDARFAGSTYIGGKTGTTNDARDLWFIGLTDRYTAGVWVGRDKPSSLHSIESASPEVMIWRDIMRKAHQK; encoded by the coding sequence ATGAATCAAAAGCTTGGCCTTCTAACAGTGCTCTTCATGCTCTGCATCGTGTTCTTTTCATTTATGGGTTTAAGAAATGAACATGAAAACTATATTCCTTTTCAAAAAGCGATTTCTTCTCTTGCTCAACTGGAGAATATGAAACTAGATGAAAACAGTCGCCTCCTTGATCGAAACGGAGATCTTCTTTATGAGTTCAAGAGCAATGAGAGCCGTGTTTATCTGGAATACAGCAAAATACCAGAACATGTGCGCAAAGCTTTTATCGCAACAGAAGATCAAGGTTTCATACAGCATCATGGGGTCGATGGAAAAGCGATCGCCCGAGCTTTTATTACAAATTCATCAGCAGGATCTGTTCAGCAAGGTGGCAGTACGATCACACAGCAGCTGGCACGCAACCTATTCCTAACACACGAACGTACATATGACCGAAAATTAAAAGAGCTATTAATCTCTTACAGAATCGAGCAACAATTATCCAAAGAGAAAATCTTAGAGCTTTATATCAACTCGATTTATTTTCAAAATGGTGTCTATGGAATTGAAAAGGCTAGTCGATTTTACTTCAGCAAGCCGGTTGGTGAACTTTCTGTAGCTGAAACAGCACTGCTCGCGGCCATTCCAAACAATCCAATGCTGTATGACCCTCTAACACAGCTTGAAAACACGATGAAACGGCAAAAGTGGATTTTATTGAAGATGAAGGAGCAAGGATACATAAACGAGGCTGCTTATGAAGCATCACTTAAACAAAAGATTACATTAAGCGTTTCACAGCCTGTCGTCCCTTATCCTGAAATTGTGGGTTACATAAAAGAGGAACTTCTAAGTTTAATAGCGACCGCTCCCGCTAATAAAGGACTGACTGCAGAAGAGCTTCTGCTAAAGAGAGATCAGCTATTTAAAAGCGGTGTTGTCGTTGAGACTGCATTAGATCCTGAGCTACAAAAAGAAGCAGTGCGTGCTTTGAATAATCGGTTGCCCTATAACGATGTGGAAGGATCTGTCGTTATTGTTGATCATGTTTCAAAAGAGATCGTCTCTATGGTTGGCGGAAAGAATGTTGGTTTAGAAGAATTTAACCGTGCCCACCAAGCGAAAAGACAGCCGGGTTCTTCAATAAAACCACTACTCGTCTATGGTCCCTATGTAGATGTGTACGGCGCAAAACCACACTCGCTCATTTCTGCAGCAAGTATTTGTGAAGGTAACTATTGTCCAAACAACTATGGTGGAGCTTCTTACGGTACAGTCTCCTTAAAAAAAGCGATGGCGAGTTCAATTAACACCGCAGCAGTCAGAGCACTAAGGAGAACAGGAGTAAATAAGGCGTTTTCTTACTTACAGCACTTTGGATTTTCATCTGTAACGAAAGAAGACCATCAACTTGCAAGTGCGCTCGGCGGATTTTCAAAGGGCTTTTCTCCGCTTGAACTAACCAGTGCGTATACTGCTTTTAGTTCTGGTGGAACATTTGTAAAACCTAGGTTGATAACTTCTGTAAAAGATAAGAACGGAAAGGTGTTATATGCTTGGAAAGAGGAACCTGTTTCAGTATGGAGTGGGAAAACAAATAGCGTGATGCGTGAGATGCTTGCGGCCGTAACGACCTCAGGAACGGCAAGGGATGCTCGGTTCGCGGGATCAACGTATATTGGCGGAAAGACTGGAACGACAAACGATGCCCGCGATCTTTGGTTTATCGGACTGACTGATCGTTATACCGCAGGCGTTTGGGTGGGTCGTGATAAACCAAGCAGTCTTCATTCTATTGAGAGTGCGTCTCCAGAAGTCATGATATGGCGAGATATAATGAGAAAAGCACACCAAAAATGA